CCCATCGAGAGCAAAAGTCCATCGTCCGATTCGACGTGCATGACTCGAAGTCGTTTCCAGGTAAGAGCTAACGCGAAGAACTCTGCGAATGTGGAAGCGACTTTTGCACGCTAGAATCGTGTCGGCTTGCAAAAGTGCAAAACCTAACCGTCATGCCCAACGGGAGCAAAACCTGATTCGAACCCGCGACATCACCGAGATCACCTGCCTACCGCAGTTCCTCACGGCGGAACGATTGCCCGCCGGTGATGAAACTGCGCTCAGCACGATCTGCGCTGGCCAACTCAGTTCAGTGAGTTGGAACCAAGTCGCCCAGGATCTCGTGCGCTGGGTCCGCGGACTCGAACACGCTGGTGTGAAACGTGGCGACTACGTGGCACTCGTCGCAGAGAACTCCTACCCCTGGATTCTTGCCGACCTATCGCTGCAAGCAATTGGAGCTGTGAGCGTTCCCCTGCACAGCTCTCTCTCATTCGCCCAATATCGCGACCTGATTCGACATTCCGAGGCGAAGTTCCTGCTGGCAGACACGCCGACGCGAGCTTCTGAAATCGGCGAAGAAGCCGAGGTCGAGAATTGCACGTTCCAAGAGATTGAGGCCTCAACAGAGCAAGGCACGAGCGAGCTTCAGGAGTACACCTGCCAACGTAATGCGAACGACTTGGCGACAATCCTCTACACTTCCGGCACAACCGGCCAACCCCGCGGCGTCATGCTCTCGTTCGGCAACCTCGTGAGCAATGCGGTTGCCGTGAGCGACGCGGTGGCTTCAAACGAGCAAGAAACGCGTCTCGCCTTCCTCCCCTTCTCGCACATCTACGCCCGCACGTGCGACATCGGGAGTTGGCTCTATCGCGGCACGCACCTTGTGCTGGCCGAGTCGCGCGAAACAATCCTCCGCGATTGCCAACTTTGCCAACCAACCACTCTCAACGGCGTTCCCTACTTTTACCAAAAGGTTGCCGATGGTATTCGCGCAAAAGGAAATGAAGCCGAGAAGGATCCTAGCCGCAGTGCTACGCACTGCCGGAGCGACGCATTGAGAACTGCCTTTGGAGGCAAAATCCGCCGCCTTAGTTGTGGTGGAGCCGGTGTGGCTCCAGAGACTGAACGATTCTACGAACAGTGCGGCCTGCCGATCCTCTCAGGCTACGGCCTCACCGAAGCTTCGCCGGTGATTACCGCCACAGCGAAAGACGAATACAAAGCTGGTACGGTGGGAAAGCCAATCCCTGGCGTCGACTTGAAGATTGACAGCGATGGTGAACTGCTCGTCCGCTCGCCCGGCGTGATGCAAGGTTACTGGCGCGACGAAGCGGCCACCGCGGAAGTGCTCCGTGACGGCTGGCTCCACACGGGCGACCTCGCCGAATGGGCCGGCGAGAATTTGCGGATCATTGGCCGCAAAAAAGAAATCCTGGTGCTCAACACGGGAAAGAAAGTCGTGCCCACGGCGATTGAGCAGCAGCTCACCGGCTCGCCAATCATCGAACAGGCCTGCGTACTCGGCAACGGCAGAAAATACCTCACCGCGATCCTAGTGCCCACCCCTGAACGCCTGAAAGCAGAAATCCGCCGCCAACGCCTCTGGGTTTGGTCAAAACGCCGCGCGGTAACGCATCCGAAAATCCGCGATTGGTTCCGACAAGAAATCGACCGCTGCCTCGCCCAACTGGCACATCACGAGCAAGTTGCTAAGTTCGTAATCATCCCCCGCGGTTTCTCAGTGGAGCTCGGCGAGCTGACCCCGAAACTAAGTTTGCGACGAAATGTTATCGAAAAGAACCTGCACAAGGAAATCGAGTCCATGTATTTATCAACACAAAATGAATAGGACGCGGATAAACGCAGATTGGGCTGACATTCGCTGATTTTTTGAGAGGATCAATCGGCGCGAATCCGCCCAATCCGCGTTCTTCAGCGTCCCATTCCTACCTCCGTGCCCTCCGTGTCTCTGTGGTGAAATCAAAGATGCCAAAATTCAAAACTCTCTACACCGACTTCCCCTGGGCCGATGCCGACATCGAGCGTGACAGGCTTGCTGAACTAGATTGCGAGCTGGCCATCTCGCCCGATAACAAAGAGGAAACACTGATTGAGCTGGCTCCCGGTTCGGACTGCATCATTACCTGCTGGGCTCCAACCACTGCCCGCGTGATTGCCGCGACAGGCAAGTGTCGACACATCGCGCGGACCGGAATCGGGCTCGACAACATCGATGTCGAATATGCCACCGAGCACGGGATCGTCGTCACCAACGTGCCCGACTACTGCATCCTCGAAGTGGCTGAGCAAACGATCGCCTCAATTTTCTCACTGGCTCGCAACGTTCATGGCTACCATCTGGCCACCAAGTCGGGCGAGTACGATCTGGTGAAGGGACTGCCGGTGAATCGGGTAGCGGGCAAGACATTGGGCATCGTGGGCTTGGGGAAAACCGGCTCGCTCGTTGCCGAGAAAGCACTCGCTTTAGGAATGGAAGTCGTAGGCAATAACCGCTCACAGCAAGTTCCCGAGGGAGTCAAGTGGTTGCCGTTTGAGGAGCTATTGGCAGTCAGCGATTACGTTTCGCTCCACGCACCGCTGACCGACGCAACACGCCGTCTGATGAACCACACCGCCTTCGCTCAAATGAAGCCGACCGCCGCGCTGATCAACACTTCCCGTGGTGGTCTGGTCGACCATGATGCTTTGGCTCACGCGCTCGAGGACAACCGTCTCGCCGGAGCTGCACTCGACGTGCAAGATCCCGAACCGCCGGACCTCTCGCAGCCGCCGTGGAATCACCCGAAGGTCCTCATCACCCCCCACACTGCGTTCCTCTCGCCAGAGGCGGTCACCGAACTTCGAGAACGGGTCGGCCAACAAGTGGTTGATTTCCTTTCTGGCAAACGGCCAGAGAATGTTATCAATCCCGAAGTCTTTTGAATCATAAAATGGTCAATAATTGTCATTCCGACCGAGCGACAGCGACCGAGGAATCCAGTTTGTACCGGAGTTGACTCAACCAAAGTTCAAGCCGGATTCCTCGGTCGGCGAGCCTCCCTTCGGAATGACACGAGATTGGAGGTTTAAAACTCGTTACTCGCCTGAAAGAGTACGCATCACCGCAACAACCGTTACTAACCGAACTCCCCAGCCCCCCACTTTGACCGGGCCCCATCCATAACGTAGATATTCATGGACTATTCTCATCTTAACGCTAGCAAACAAGCAGTTTGGACCTTCGTTGCCGCGGTTGGCGACGCGGGGCCAGGGCACGTCCATGGAAGACACCGAGCAAAACTCAATCCCCTTCAACGAACGGTCAGCAGCCACCGTAGCCAAGCTGCGCGCTCTGCGCGAGCAGACCGATCGGGAGCTCGAAGGATATGCTCAGCAGTTGGAAGACATGGAGGCCGAAGTAAACCGTCGCGTTGAGCAGTTCATCGCGACCTACAAGGCTGAATCAGAAACCGCACAACCTGCGACTCTCGACACAGCCGACGAAGATCAACTCGCAGAATTTGAACGTCGCATTTTGGCGCTCAAGAAGAGTTTCGATGAACAGCTTGCCAATCGGAATCAAAAAGCCGAAGAGGACTCGCAAAGGATTCGCGAGCTCGAGCAACAACTCGAAAAGCGGGCTGAGCGACGAGCCGATGAACCGAAGCAAGATTCGGCGAAGGTACGCGAATTAGAATCGCAACTTGAAGAGCAACTGGCCGAGTTTGAAGGTCGCATCGGGGCACTGCAAGCCAGCTTCAACGAACAGTTGGCGAGTCGCAACAAACGGGCCGATGAAGACACCCAAAGGATCCGAGAGTTAGAGGAACAACTTGAAGAAGGGGCCGTCTGCCGGAACGAACAAGCTGAACTAGAGGCGACTCAGCTAAAGGAACTAGAAAAGCAGTTAGCTGAGCAAACAGCCAGTCAAGAAGAGCAAGCCGAACAGGATGCCGCTCGAATTGCTGACTTGGAGAAGCAGCTCGAGGAAGCACTCGCCAAGCGAGGTGATCAGTCAGAGCAAGCTGCCGATCGAGTTCGCGAGCTTGAGACTCAGCTTGCCGACCAGGCAGCCAATCATCAGGCGCAGTCCGAGGAAGATGCCTCGAAGATTGCTGAGCTAAAGAATAAACTAAGCGAGCAAACCAACCAACGAGATGCGCAAGCGGAAGAGAACAAAGCACGTGTTCTCGAACTAAAGGGACAACTGGCCGAACAAATCGCTGGTCGCAAAGAGCAAGCGGAACAAGATGCTGCGAGAATCGAAAGTTTAGACAAGCAACTCGACAAGGAAATTGCCAGGCGCGACAAACAGACCGAGCAAGAGGCGGCTCGAATTCAAGAGCTGGAGAAGCAACTCACCGAAAAAGACGCTGTTAGTCGCGAGCGAATCGAGCAAGATGCGGCAGTGATTGAAGGGTTGAAGCAGCAACTCAAAGAGCAAACTGCCGCATTGAATGGGCAAGCCGACCAAAGCGAGGCTCGAATACAGGAGTTAGAGTCGCAACTCCGAGAGCAATCCGACAGCAACAGTAAGCAGGCGGAACAAGATGCCGCGCGGGTTCGCGATTTAGAGAAACAACTCGAAGAGCAAATCGCTAGCCGGAATCAGCAAGCCGAGGAAGACTCAGCCAAGCTGCTCGAATTACAGCAAACGCTTGAAGAAGAAAAGGCGAATCGAGAGGAGCAATCCAAACAGGCGAAAGCCCGGATTGAAGAACTCGAAGGTCGATTGGAGGAGCAAGCGGCCAGCGGAAACGAGCATGCCCAACAGAATGCTGCCCGGGTTCTCGAGTTGGAAAAGCAACTCAGCGAGCAGAACTCGGTACGTTCGGTTGAGCAAGCGACGCTCACCAAACTCGAAAAGCAGTGTAAGCGACTTGAGCTAGAATTAGTCGACCAGAAAGCCGAGTACGAGTCACTCGCCGACCAAGCCTGCCAAACATGCGAGCAAACCCGGCAAACCTTGGCGGAAGCCGAAGACTCGCTCACCGACCTACGAAAGGAAAACGAGGTCCTCGCGGGGGTTAAAAATCAGTTCGAGAAGCAGCAAGAAAAACTCGAAGTAGAACTTGCCGAATCGGAGGCAAAACGCGAGCGGCTCGTTGAACTGGCAGAACAAGCGAAGTCGCAAATTGCGGATTTGCAGTCAGAAGCGGCCCAGTTGGATGAACTGGGACCACTGCAGCAGAAGTTCGACCTTGCCTTGGCAGACGTTCAGAAGCTGAAAAAGGAGAATGCCAGCTTAAGGGAAGAACTTGCCGCACGCCCCGAAGCCAATGAACAAGAGTCCGCCGAGTTGATCTCGATTCGCGCTGAACGTGATCAATTGGCAGCCAAGGTTGACGAATTAGAACAGCAACAACCTGCCGTCGTCGATGAAGATCTCCAGCAACAGTTTGAGGACTTGCAACGCCGCTTCGAGCTGTCCGTCGACGATGTGCGAACTTACAAGCAGCAAGTCTCGGAACTGCGTCAACAGCTTGACAAGGCAAGAGTCACTTCCCCTCAAGTCGAAGCAGAAACCAATGCGGGTGGCTTCGATTGGGCCGCTCAAAAAGCGCAGCTCATCGCGAAGCTCGATGAAGAAGCCGCCCGTGGAGAGATTACTAGTGATCGAAAGGCTGAACGGCTCTCTGTCGAAGACACGATCCGAGTCACGGACGATCTGGTCGCGGAGAAAGACCGCCAACTTGCCGAGCTACGCGAACAGCTTGAGCAAGGCCAAGTCGCCAGCAGCGAAGAGCAGGCCCGTGAACAGGCGGAGCGGGCGGTGCTTGACGTGGATGAACTGATCCAACGGGAGCGAGCGAAGCTAGAACAACTGCAAGATGAGTGGGAAGACAAAATCCGCCAGTCAGAACTGGAGTTCTCTCTGGAACGCGCCAAGCTCGCTCGCGAACGGGCAAATCTCGAAGAGAAACTCTCGCAACTTCCGACGCAGCAAGAGGACTCTGCTGAAGGTGCCGGAAAAGATGGCCAGCCCAAACGACGTTGGCTGGCGGCACTCGGGCTACGCGATGACAAAGATGGTCAGGAGGCCGGTTAGCCGACTATTTCACTCGCTCACCATCGAGCGCGTAAATCGCCAAGTGGTTGCCATTCACGGGATCGATGAGCTCCTCAAAGCGAAATCGGCCCTCGACAGCGATTTGCCGCGTTGTGAAGCTTGTTGTTGCTCCATCTTGCATCCGCACGTAGATGCAATCGTACAAGTAGGCACCCGGACCGAAACAACATTCCATGTTGTGCCTGACGAGCACGAACTCCTTGATTCCGTGGTCGCGCGGCGTGTTAAGCATCCAACCGCGAATCCGAATCCGCTTACCGAACATCTCCTCGACTTGTGGTGTGAAGAGTTCGCGCTTGAACGGATCCGTCTTCTCCATCTCGAATTTGATGTCGTCGAACGAAGCCTCTTCGATCCGGTCCGACCGAGCATCGCGGGTCTTCGCCGCGGCCGCCTCATTTTCAGATGCCTGTCCCGTTTCGCCCTCGTAGTTTTCGCTCGGCACCTGGGTTGAAGTAGCGCCAGGAGACTGATTGCAACCAGAGACGATCAGCGTCAAGCTACAAAGCAGCAGTAGTCGCTCAGCGAGGTTCATCAGTCCACATGCTCCGCTTCGAGCGAGAACACCGGATAGCCAGGGCCTCGGCGGGAGTTGCTGGGGGCGACATGCAAGGTGCCGTGAACGCGAAACAGGCCCCGCGAGACTTCGATGCCTTTCTTGTCTTTGACGTGTACAGCCAACTGGTCGTAGTATTTCACTTTGCTCGCGTCGCCGTAACAGCACTCGTTGTTGTCTCGCACCAACAGAAAGTCGCGCACACCTTTGGAAAACTGTACCGAATCAGGCCGGATGAAGCCTTTGATGAAAACCGGTTTGCCGTCCAAAGCATCGATATCATCCGGTACGGGATCGCCGAGGTCGAGCTCGCTCTGATCGGGTGCGAAGTCAATAAATGAAGTCCGTTGGTAACCTTCGCGCACTTCGGTCGCTTCGACGTAACCCGCATAGCCGAGCCCGCCGAGGAGGCTCACGAGTCCGAGTGCAATACCCAGCTTTGCGATCCCACCTCCGCTGAGTGTCTCGGATTGGGAGCGAATCTTTCGGTAGGAGACAAAGCCAACAACGAGTGCCAGGATCCCAAACGGAGCCATCATTGCTGCTGAAGCGAACGAGGTGCGTGCCGCGAGAAAGATCAGCGTCGAGAGGCCACCAAAAATGGCAGCGACTACGGCACCGGTGCTGAGGGCACGGTAGTCGAACTCTTCGGTCTCGTAGGTAGCGGATGATGGGGATTCAATCGTTGACATGACTGCTAAGCTTGGTTCTCCGGTCGAGATGTTCGAGGGTCAGAGCCGCGGATGAGGATTCCAAACACGATAAACATGATCACCGCTGCCAGGACTGCCGTGCCGATGATGGCGATGCGACTCGGCGCTTCCACGGTGGGAGAATCTGCGGCTTCGATTTTCTGCGATCGCGCTTTGGTCGTCTCACTGGCGACCTCACGTTTTTCTTGTTTGGCACCTGAGTTTTCTACGGACTTTGAAGTTTCCGAGTTCGCCGCTTCGGGTTCTGTTGCTTCCGTCGCTTGTGTGTCGTCGTTTTCTTCGACTTTTCGACTCTTCGCACCGCTGAGCATGCTGAAAGCGAGGGGCAGTTCGGCCCGTTTCATGGTTTCGGGGTCGAGTTCCCTCAGCTTCTCAATGTGCGTATCCGCTTGCTTCCCGACGGGCCCTGATTGCTCCGAGGCGACCAGCAAGTAGGAAGCCACCGGCAAGCGAATATAGGCATCCTCCTCCGACTCGACAAACAGGTTCACGAGACGATCCATGATTTCCCAGTCTTCCCAGCGGGTGAGATCGGTCACCACTTGGTCAGCAAACTTCGGGTGATCAAGCACCAGTCGCATCGTGTCGAGCAGATCCTGACGCGGAATCACATCGGTTTCTTCCCCATGAAAACGCATCGCCATAATCGCGGAATGTAAGTGGTAGTACCTGACGTTTGGGTTGCCGAAAAACCGTTGGTTCACCAACTCGAGACCATCAGGTCCCTTCAGCTTCAAGAAGCAAGCGATCAGTGCATCAAGGCATTCCTTCTTGCGGCGATCTTCAGCGCGGACCAGCGTGTCCAAAATGCCTGTTCCCAGCGGCGAGCCCGTCAGCCCTACTGTGCTGATCGAGGCAGCCACCAGCGGCTTGATCTGGTCGTAATCGAAGTTCAACAGCTTCTCGAGCATTGCCACGTCCTCGGGCTGCCCACAGACACCCAGCATCGTCAAGTAAAGACGACGGCTCGAAGGCCCCACCTCGGGCGACTCAATCCACTCCAGCAGCTTGTCGCGTTTCATTCGGTCCTTGAAGGCAATGATTACTTCGTAAGGCGCACGGGCGAATTCGTCGTAGGCGTCTTGCGCTAGCAGCGGATCGGGGTGTTCAAAATACTCCTGAAAGAACGCCAGTCGATCAGGACCTTTCTCGGGAACCGACTCTAACTGCTTCACGTACTCAACGGCTGCGTCGGAAAGCGGCAAGGGGGTTCCCCATTCGACACGCTCCCCAGTGATCGGTTTGTCCTCGCCCAGGTTCAAGCTGAAACTGGTGATCATAAATCGCTTCTCGGGAGGATCCTCACCAAAGTAAACAATTTTCAATTCGTCACCCGGCTGAGAGGAGTTGCCTCGTAGTGGCTCAACGACCACAAACAGAGCCGTATCGTCAACGGGCTCGGCCGGTTCCTCCTCGGTTGGCAGCTCTGCCTCGGGCAGTTCGGGCATTGGTTTTTCGAGCCGGGCAATCACTGCCGATTCGGCCTCGGCGAGTTCTTCGCTGAGGGTCTGCATCGGCGTGGCGCAGAACGGGCAGGCGGCGGCGTTTGTCATCAATGATGCGATCAGAGTAATGGTGAGGAAGTATCGCATGTGAGCGGTTTTCGTTTTGGCGACTGAGTTGTTATGAATTGACCTGTTCGCGGAGTCTTGGGTTTCGTCGTCCAAGATATTGGCGAAACTAACAGTCGCGGAGCGACGAAAGCACGTAGCCAGGGGCGTGAGCCCCTGGGAATTATTGATTCTGCCAGGCAAGCCCCGAAGGGGCGACAGTGGTTCTCAATTTCGAAACAGTGTCGCCCCTTCGGGGCTTCCAAACCTCTTCATTCTCGGACCAGGGGCTTACGCCCCTGGCTATGGGTTGTCGGCCCTTCGGGCCTAGTCACCAACTCTTTATTCTATCGAACTTCCTTACCGCGTGCCGCCCAGCGTTTTGGCCACGTCGGTCCGATAAGCCGTCAATGCAGGCAGGAAACCGACCAACGCCGCGAAAGCCAGCAGCCCGGGGACCAGCAACCATTCCTCGGGGGTCGTCTGCCAGGGGGCGACGATCACTCCGGTGTAACTTTCCACGAGCGGGCTGGCTATCGCCAGGATGCCGTGGCCGAGCAACATGCCTGCCACGCCACCTAGCAATGCTAGCAGGACCGACTCGAAAAGCACAATCAGCATCACGGCAGAACGCTTGGCTCCCAGGGCTCGCATCACGGCGATGTCGTGGCTCCGTTCGCTCATCGAGTTGTAAATGCTGACCAAAATGCTGATCCCCGCGACAATGACGATCATCACTGTCAGCACCAGCAGAATCATTCGCATCGGGGCGAGAAAACCTTCGGCCAGTTGCTCGACAACTCCGCGGGGGGAAACGACTTGGACAGTTCGGTCGGCACCTTTGTTGATCTGACGATCGATCTCGCCGGCGAAGAAGGGGTTCTTGCACAGAATCAGAATCGAAGTCACTTCCCGTTGCGCTCGCGGCAAAGGTTCTGTCCCGTCAGCAGCCAAGGGAAGCGGCTCTTCAACGACTTCGGCTTGGGAGGCGGATGCGTCGTAATCGTTGGTCGGGGCGTAAACCAGTTCGTCATTCGCGGTACCCGTGGGACCAAGCACGGCTAGCACGTTGCCCTCGGTCTCGCCCGTCGAAGGCAACTTCCCGCCGACGTCGACACGTCGTTTCTTCGCCGCGTCGGAACCCAACACGACGGGGTTCTCAACCGGCTTTCTCGCCGTCAGCGAATGGCCTTCTTGCAGATAAAAACCTTCCATGTTGATGAACATCGCACGGTCGTTCGCCGTGCCCGTTGGCTCCAGCACGCCGACGACGGTGAACTTATCGTGCTCACCCTGATCGCTGCTGATGCCGTGCGCTGGACGGAACTTATCGCCGACTTTCAGGCCCGTCTTATAGGCGGCGACGGAACCTAGCACCGCTTCGTAGAAGTTCTCTCGCTTGAAGTTCTCACCTTCGGCAAACTTGTACTCTTTGTCTGCCGCGTAGGAAATCTTAAACATATCCGGCGTGGTCGCCACGACGCGAAGCCGGCTGCCGTCGTTCGCCTCGTAGCTGTCGCCCAGGCAGATGGGCACGGCAAGTTCGGTATAGCCTGCGAACTTGCCGACGGTGAACTGTTCGTAGTAGCTGTAGGAAATCGGATAGAGCGGCGTTCCCAAATGGAAGACGGTACTCAGCACCACTTCAAACTTACTCCCTTTCCCTCCCCCGACGATCACGTGGTAGCCCTGGGCGTCGTTGGAGAGCTGATTCACCACCACGCCATGAATCACCAGCACGAGGATCATCAACGCGACGCCCAAAGCCATCGACAAACCGGTGAGCGTCGACGCAAGTGCCCGCTGCTGGAGGTTTCGCCAGGCGATCTTCCAATAGCTCATGTCGCCGCCCCCCCGCTGACACTACGATCACTGACAACTCGATTGATGTCTTCGAGCTTCTCCACGCGGGAAAACTGATCGGCCACTTCGTCGGCGTGAGTCACCAGCAGCAACGCGACTTCTTCTTGCTGACAAGCGTCACGGATGAGGTCGATCACTTGCTGCTGATGGGCCGGATCGACATTCGCTGTCGGTTCGTCGGCCAGTAGTAGCACGGGGCGATTCGCCAACGCCCGGGCCACGGCAACGCGTTGCTGTTCGCCCACTGAGAGCGCGGCCGGCTTGTGTGTGAGGCGGTGCTCGAGCCCGACCTGCGCGAGCAGTTCCCCAGCACGTGCCGGATCGGCCTTCTGCTTCGTGAAAGTCATTCCTAGCAGGACGTTTTCCAAAGCCGTAAACGCTGGCAGTAAATTAAAAGTTTGAAAGACAAAGCCCAGATGCTCCGCCCGGAACCGATCTCGCGTCGCCTCGGGGAGTCCGACGAGGTCGCGCCCGTTGAGTTCGATCCGTCCCGAGTCGACGGTCGTCAGCCCGGCGATGCAGTTCAGCAGCGTCGTCTTCCCGCAGCCGCTCCGCCCCCGCAGGACAACCTGCTCCCCCCGCTCAACGGCCAGCCGCGGCACATCAAGAATCTCCAGCCGCCCGCCGTCGGGTTCTGGGTACGTTTTGCGGACGTCTTCAAGCAGCAGCATGGCTTGTGTTAGGGACTATTGTTGAACCGCCAAGGACGCCAAGGCAGGGGAATTTAGGATTGGTGGAAGGAACGATGATAGCGAGGAAGGCTCAGGCGTTATAGCGGAGTAATGGGACGTGGAGAAACGCGGATTGGGCTGATAAACGCTGATTTTTCCTGAGATTCATCCGCGTATCCGCCCGATCCGCGTTCGTCCGCGTCCTATTCAACCGCGGAATGCTAGCATCAGGGCAAATCTTACAACTCTACGAGGGCAAGATTTACAAGGTTCAGCCGGCGAGCATGCCAACCTGAGAAGCCCGAAATACCGTATTTTCAAGGCCCTGGACGAATCGTGCCGCGTGGGGACCCGTTTGGCATCACATTCGCTGCTACTGTGATCAACGATCAATCGCACTGGCTCACTTTTGTCCGCAGTTTGAAGTGGTGCCACCACGCGATCAGCCATCACGGCTTAAAACCGCAGTTTGTTCGCTCTCCCCGCAGAAAGGGCCGCGCGAGGTACCCGCACCTCACGCGGCCCTTTTTCGTTTTTGCTGTCCCTCAGCCAAAGAACATAATCGAAGTCTATTCACATCATATAATCTGACCAACGCGGTATCACTTTGAAAGAGAACGCCATGGACATACAGGTCACATTATCTGAACAAGAAGCAGAGCAATTGAAAGAACTCTCATCTGCTCTGGAGATCGATACTGATGAAACCATTCGAACGATGCTGAGGACTCACCTCTCGGCAGGGCGTACGCTTAGCTTCAGTCCTGGTCAGTCACTCAGCTACGAAGAAGCTGTCGAAACTGTTCTCAGTTGTATCTGGAGTCACAAGGGCACGTTTATGCAGTTACGTCTAGGAAACGATCCTGGAGAAACCGCAATATCGCGCCTACTATCTGCCCTTCGACTTCTGTGGCATCGTTACCGAGAAAAGACTTCAATTCCAAATCCTATTTGCCATGCTGCGGCTTCGATTCTTCACTTTCGAGACGAAGCAAAGTCAAATCTGCTTGAAAGCGGTTCGGAAGCCAGATACAGATTGCTCGAATCGCTCGCGGAAATTGGCATGGCTGCATTCAACCTGCTCTCTGGTGCAAACGCTGATTCGAATGAGGTGTGTCGAACCGACTTAGGTGAACGAGCGGGTAGCATCGACAGTCGACCGCTAGAACCGTAGCCACTTCGCAAAACTCAGCCCGGTCGATTGTCGGTGTGCGCAGCACAGGAGGCAAACTCGCTC
The genomic region above belongs to Lacipirellulaceae bacterium and contains:
- a CDS encoding AMP-dependent synthetase/ligase, whose translation is MWKRLLHARIVSACKSAKPNRHAQREQNLIRTRDITEITCLPQFLTAERLPAGDETALSTICAGQLSSVSWNQVAQDLVRWVRGLEHAGVKRGDYVALVAENSYPWILADLSLQAIGAVSVPLHSSLSFAQYRDLIRHSEAKFLLADTPTRASEIGEEAEVENCTFQEIEASTEQGTSELQEYTCQRNANDLATILYTSGTTGQPRGVMLSFGNLVSNAVAVSDAVASNEQETRLAFLPFSHIYARTCDIGSWLYRGTHLVLAESRETILRDCQLCQPTTLNGVPYFYQKVADGIRAKGNEAEKDPSRSATHCRSDALRTAFGGKIRRLSCGGAGVAPETERFYEQCGLPILSGYGLTEASPVITATAKDEYKAGTVGKPIPGVDLKIDSDGELLVRSPGVMQGYWRDEAATAEVLRDGWLHTGDLAEWAGENLRIIGRKKEILVLNTGKKVVPTAIEQQLTGSPIIEQACVLGNGRKYLTAILVPTPERLKAEIRRQRLWVWSKRRAVTHPKIRDWFRQEIDRCLAQLAHHEQVAKFVIIPRGFSVELGELTPKLSLRRNVIEKNLHKEIESMYLSTQNE
- a CDS encoding C-terminal binding protein → MPKFKTLYTDFPWADADIERDRLAELDCELAISPDNKEETLIELAPGSDCIITCWAPTTARVIAATGKCRHIARTGIGLDNIDVEYATEHGIVVTNVPDYCILEVAEQTIASIFSLARNVHGYHLATKSGEYDLVKGLPVNRVAGKTLGIVGLGKTGSLVAEKALALGMEVVGNNRSQQVPEGVKWLPFEELLAVSDYVSLHAPLTDATRRLMNHTAFAQMKPTAALINTSRGGLVDHDALAHALEDNRLAGAALDVQDPEPPDLSQPPWNHPKVLITPHTAFLSPEAVTELRERVGQQVVDFLSGKRPENVINPEVF
- a CDS encoding DUF3299 domain-containing protein, with protein sequence MNLAERLLLLCSLTLIVSGCNQSPGATSTQVPSENYEGETGQASENEAAAAKTRDARSDRIEEASFDDIKFEMEKTDPFKRELFTPQVEEMFGKRIRIRGWMLNTPRDHGIKEFVLVRHNMECCFGPGAYLYDCIYVRMQDGATTSFTTRQIAVEGRFRFEELIDPVNGNHLAIYALDGERVK
- a CDS encoding FtsX-like permease family protein produces the protein MSYWKIAWRNLQQRALASTLTGLSMALGVALMILVLVIHGVVVNQLSNDAQGYHVIVGGGKGSKFEVVLSTVFHLGTPLYPISYSYYEQFTVGKFAGYTELAVPICLGDSYEANDGSRLRVVATTPDMFKISYAADKEYKFAEGENFKRENFYEAVLGSVAAYKTGLKVGDKFRPAHGISSDQGEHDKFTVVGVLEPTGTANDRAMFINMEGFYLQEGHSLTARKPVENPVVLGSDAAKKRRVDVGGKLPSTGETEGNVLAVLGPTGTANDELVYAPTNDYDASASQAEVVEEPLPLAADGTEPLPRAQREVTSILILCKNPFFAGEIDRQINKGADRTVQVVSPRGVVEQLAEGFLAPMRMILLVLTVMIVIVAGISILVSIYNSMSERSHDIAVMRALGAKRSAVMLIVLFESVLLALLGGVAGMLLGHGILAIASPLVESYTGVIVAPWQTTPEEWLLVPGLLAFAALVGFLPALTAYRTDVAKTLGGTR
- a CDS encoding ABC transporter ATP-binding protein, with the protein product MLLLEDVRKTYPEPDGGRLEILDVPRLAVERGEQVVLRGRSGCGKTTLLNCIAGLTTVDSGRIELNGRDLVGLPEATRDRFRAEHLGFVFQTFNLLPAFTALENVLLGMTFTKQKADPARAGELLAQVGLEHRLTHKPAALSVGEQQRVAVARALANRPVLLLADEPTANVDPAHQQQVIDLIRDACQQEEVALLLVTHADEVADQFSRVEKLEDINRVVSDRSVSGGAAT